Genomic DNA from Vibrio vulnificus CMCP6:
TGGGGAAACGTTTGAAACCTGTAGTGGAGAGGAATATTCGAAACTTGAGTTTAATCAGACCCTCCCAGGATTTGTGGTTAACCGCTTGGCCAGTGTCGACAGCTATGTGGCGTTTTTAGGCAAAAAATCTTCACGTCGTTTGGAAGTAGAAACGTTACTGTTATTAGATGAAGACGATCGAGACTGCGTGGAAAAGCCCGTGTTGCTTGAAGAGTAAGACTTACTCCGTTAGACGAATGAAAAGACAAAAGGCGCAAAATGCGCCTTTTGTTTTCTTTGCCAACTGATGTTGTTGTTATTTTTGTTGCTCGCGAGCGATAGCACGGTAGCCAATATCGTTGCGGTGGAACATGCCTTCCCAACGGATCTGTTTTGCCAGCTCGTACGCGCGTTGCTGCGCTTCTGATACGCTGTTGCCCAGTGCGGTGGCACAAAGAACACGACCACCGTTTGTTACGATATCGCCCTCTTTATTTTCAGTGCCAGCGTGGAAGACTTTTTCGCCTTCAATTTCAACTTGAGGTAGGCCAGAGATCACGTCGCCCTTGTTGTACGCCGCTGGATAGCCACCCGCTGCAAGCACAATACCGATCGATGCGCGAGGGTCCCACTTGGACTCGACTTGATCCAGTTTCTTGTCGATGGCCGCGAGGCACAATTCCACAAGATCCGATTCCATGCGCATCATGATAGGTTGCGTTTCTGGGTCACCAAAGCGGCAGTTGTACTCGATCACTTTTGGTGTGCCATCTTTGTCAATCATCAAGCCGGCATAGAGGAAGCCCGTGTATGGGTTACCTTCGGCTGCCATGCCACGCACGGTAGGGAAGATCACCTCTTGCATAACACGGTTATGGATCTCTGGTGTCACCACTGGTGCGGGTGAGTAAGCGCCCATACCGCCGGTGTTTGGACCGGTGTCTTTATCGCCGACACGCTTGTGGTCTTGGCTGGTGGCCATTGGCAGTACGTTTTCGCCATCCACCATCACGATGAAGCTCGCTTCTTCGCCATCAAGGAACTCTTCGATCACCACGCGGCTGCCTGCCTCGCCAAAGGCGTTGCCTGCGAGCATGTCTTTGATTGCTTCTTCCGCTTCTTCCAGCGTCATCGCGACAATCACGCCTTTACCTGCCGCAAGGCCATCTGCTTTCACCACGATTGGCGCGCCTTGTTCACGTACATAGGCCAGTGCTGGCTCGATGTCCGTAAAGTTTGCGTACGCCGCCGTCGGGATTTGGTGACGAGCAAGGAAGTCTTTGGTAAATGCTTTAGAGCCTTCAAGTTGCGCAGCCGCTTGGGTAGGGCCAAAAATTGGCAGGCCTGCTTCATAAAACGCATCAACGACACCCAGTACGAGTGGCACTTCAGGACCGACGATGGTCAGTTCAATGGCTTTCTCTTTAGCAAACGCCACTAAACCGGCAATGTCTTCAACGGCGATGTTGACGTTTTCTAGCTTAGGCTCAAGTGCGGTACCAGCGTTACCCGGCGCGACGAAGATTGTCTCCACATTGGGGTTTTGCGCGGCTTTCCAACCTAGAGCGTGTTCACGACCGCCGGAACCAATTATCAATACATTCATCTCATCATCCTCAAATCTTGCAAAAAGAGGTGCCTGATAAGGCACCTCTGATAAAAACTAGTGGCGGAAGTGGCGCATGCCCGTAAAAATCATCGCCATACCGTGTTCATCTGCGGCGGCAATCACTTCGTCATCACGCATCGAACCACCAGGCTGAATTACACATTTAATGCCAGCTTCTGCTGCTGCATCAATACCGTCACGGAATGGGAAGAAGGCATCAGAGGCCATGACGCAACCCTCAACTTGTAGGCCTTCGTCTGCCGCTTTAATGCCAGCAATCTTCGCTGAGTAGACGCGGCTCATTTGGCCAGCGCCCACACCAATAGTCATATCGCCTTTAGAGTAAACAATCGCGTTCGATTTTACGTACTTCGCCACTTTCCAGCAGAATAACGCGTCTTTGAGTTCTTCTTCCGTTGGCTGGCGCTTAGACACGACTTTAAGGTCATCTAGGCTGACCATGCCTTGGTCGCGATCTTGAACCAGTAGGCCGCCGTTCACGCGTTTCACGTCAAAGCCCGTTGTCTTCGTTGTCCACTCGCCACACTCAAGCAGACGAACGTTTTTCTTCGCTGCCACCACTTCCATCGCTTCAGCCGATACCGAAGGGGCAATGATGACTTCAACAAATTGGCGCTCAACAATAGCGGTGGCCGTTTCTGCGTCTAGCTCTTGGTTGAAGGCGATGATGCCGCCAAATGCGGATGTCGGATCGGTTTGGTAAGCGCGGTTGTACGCCTCTAGGATGTCTTTACCTAGCGCTACGCCACATGGGTTAGCGTGCTTAACAATGACACAAGCTGGCTCATTAAACTCTTTCACACACTCAAGCGCTGCGTCCGTGTCTGCGATGTTGTTGTAAGAAAGGGCTTTGCCTTGGATTTGGCGAGCGGTAGCAACCGATGCTTCTTGTGGGTTGGCTTCAACATAGAAAGCGGCTGCTTGGTGGCTGTTCTCACCGTAGCGCATGTCTTGTTTTTTGATGAACTGCTGGTTGAAAGTGCGCGGGAATTTGCTCTCTTCATCACCTTCTTTGTTCTCTCCGTATGAAGGAACCATAGTGCCGAAGTAGTTCGCGATCATGCCGTCGTAAGCAGCGGTGTGTTCAAAGGCTGCGATAGCGAGGTCGAAACGCGTTTCTAGAGTAAGCGACGTGTCGTTGGCGTCCATTTCTGTGATGACGCGATGGTAGTCTGAAGCGTTGACAACGATAGTCACGTCTTTATGGTTTTTCGCCGCAGAGCGAACCATGGTTGGGCCACCGATGTCGATGTTTTCAACCGCGTCAGCCAGTGTGCAGCCTTCTTTAGCGACAGTTTCTGCGAATGGGTAGAGGTTAACCACCACCATGTCGATCGGGTTAATGCCGTGTTTTGCCATGACCTCATCGTCTTGGCCACGACGACCGAGCACACCACCGTGAACTTTCGGGTGAAGCGTTTTAACGCGACCGTCCATCATTTCTGGGAAACCAGTGTAGTCAGAGACTTCAGTGACTGCGATGCCTTGCTCTGCAAGTAAACGAGCAGTACCGCCAGTCGATAAGATATCGACACCGCGCTCAGCAAGAGCTTGCGCAAACTCAACAATACCGGTTTTGTCTGATACGCTGATAAGCGCACGGCGAATAGGACGAGCGTTGTTCATGCTTCCAATTTCCTCAAATTCACGGAGTTAAACTAAAGATATTTGCCAAAAATGAACTTGTTTTTACCTCTTGGGGTAAAATATTGGCCAGTTTTGGAAAAGACCTTTGTCTCGCTTTTCTGGTAAGAAGACAGTCTCCCTCATTTGATGGCGCGTATTCTAACCAATTTATTACATAAAAGCTCGCGCAATCGTTTGGCATCTCAAAAATAATTGCAAAAAACTCGAACTTTAAGAGAAAAAGTAACGAGATAGTTAATAAGGAAAGTTATGTTTCAGATAGGTGAATTGGCGAAACGTTGTGGTGTGAGCGCGGATACGCTGCGTTTTTATGAAAAAAATGCCCTGATCAAGCCAGCTGGTCGCAGTGAATCCGGTTACCGTCTTTACAATTACGAAAACCAGAAGCAGGTGGGGTTCATTCTAAAAGCCAAAGAACTCGGTTTGAGTTTGGAAGAGATCAAAGAGCTGCTGGAGATCAAACTCGAAGCAACAGAACACAGTTGCGCCGAGGTGAAAGCGATCACTTCTGCTAAGTTGGCACTCATCGATGAGAAAATTGCCGAATTAAACAAAATTCGTCGGGCACTGAAAAAAATTAACGACGCGTGCTGTGGCCATGTGGAAGACAATGCCAGCCACTGTTCCATTCTTGCTGCTTTAGAATAACAGACGGCTTAGGCCATTAATG
This window encodes:
- the purD gene encoding phosphoribosylamine--glycine ligase, translating into MNVLIIGSGGREHALGWKAAQNPNVETIFVAPGNAGTALEPKLENVNIAVEDIAGLVAFAKEKAIELTIVGPEVPLVLGVVDAFYEAGLPIFGPTQAAAQLEGSKAFTKDFLARHQIPTAAYANFTDIEPALAYVREQGAPIVVKADGLAAGKGVIVAMTLEEAEEAIKDMLAGNAFGEAGSRVVIEEFLDGEEASFIVMVDGENVLPMATSQDHKRVGDKDTGPNTGGMGAYSPAPVVTPEIHNRVMQEVIFPTVRGMAAEGNPYTGFLYAGLMIDKDGTPKVIEYNCRFGDPETQPIMMRMESDLVELCLAAIDKKLDQVESKWDPRASIGIVLAAGGYPAAYNKGDVISGLPQVEIEGEKVFHAGTENKEGDIVTNGGRVLCATALGNSVSEAQQRAYELAKQIRWEGMFHRNDIGYRAIAREQQK
- the purH gene encoding bifunctional phosphoribosylaminoimidazolecarboxamide formyltransferase/IMP cyclohydrolase, whose amino-acid sequence is MNNARPIRRALISVSDKTGIVEFAQALAERGVDILSTGGTARLLAEQGIAVTEVSDYTGFPEMMDGRVKTLHPKVHGGVLGRRGQDDEVMAKHGINPIDMVVVNLYPFAETVAKEGCTLADAVENIDIGGPTMVRSAAKNHKDVTIVVNASDYHRVITEMDANDTSLTLETRFDLAIAAFEHTAAYDGMIANYFGTMVPSYGENKEGDEESKFPRTFNQQFIKKQDMRYGENSHQAAAFYVEANPQEASVATARQIQGKALSYNNIADTDAALECVKEFNEPACVIVKHANPCGVALGKDILEAYNRAYQTDPTSAFGGIIAFNQELDAETATAIVERQFVEVIIAPSVSAEAMEVVAAKKNVRLLECGEWTTKTTGFDVKRVNGGLLVQDRDQGMVSLDDLKVVSKRQPTEEELKDALFCWKVAKYVKSNAIVYSKGDMTIGVGAGQMSRVYSAKIAGIKAADEGLQVEGCVMASDAFFPFRDGIDAAAEAGIKCVIQPGGSMRDDEVIAAADEHGMAMIFTGMRHFRH
- the zntR gene encoding Zn(2+)-responsive transcriptional regulator — encoded protein: MFQIGELAKRCGVSADTLRFYEKNALIKPAGRSESGYRLYNYENQKQVGFILKAKELGLSLEEIKELLEIKLEATEHSCAEVKAITSAKLALIDEKIAELNKIRRALKKINDACCGHVEDNASHCSILAALE